Proteins encoded by one window of Arachis ipaensis cultivar K30076 chromosome B04, Araip1.1, whole genome shotgun sequence:
- the LOC107637698 gene encoding oxysterol-binding protein-related protein 4C isoform X2, whose amino-acid sequence MDKNIVLTKPFSLEKESDGDSDYRAPNLMKRILSLFKNVRPGSDLTRFQLPAEFNMPKSQLQCYGEEVYCGGCDMLSRCNNGESPVDRFISVVAWSISTRRPVIFGVAPYNPILGETHHVSTPNLNVLLVQVSHHPPVTALHATNEKEKIETIWCSYVVPKFNGAAVEGQVHGKRELKLHNHGETYEMNAPYLMIRFLPVPSCDWVGNVHIRCPESAIEAELCYTSHTLFGFRASRKSIKGKIIDSISTKILYEINGNWDSIVTAKDTNNGEVRVIYDAKEVISGLQTPVVKDSECVWGSESAVVWSEVSEAIMNKEWEKATEAKKSVEERQRELSRERITKGETWLPKHFTLSHSKEGGWNCFPIQNWVPPSPIQTL is encoded by the exons ATG GACAAAAACATTGTGCTGACAAAGCCATTCTCGTTGGAGAAAGAATCGGATGGTGATTCTGATTATAGAGCTCCAAATCTTATGAAACGAATACTGAGTCTATTTAAGAATGTGCGGCCAGGATCTGATCTTACTCGCTTTCAG CTGCCAGCAGAGTTCAACATGCCAAAGTCACAACTCCAATGCTATGGTGAAGAGGTATATTGTGGTGGTTGTGACATGCTAAGCAGATGCAACAATGGAGAAAGTCCAGTTGATAGGTTCATATCAGTTGTAGCATGGAGCATTTCTACAAGACGCCCTGTCATTTTTGGAGTTGCTCCTTACAATCCCATTCTTGGAGAGACACACCATGTTTCCACACCAAATCTTAATGTCTTGCT TGTGCAGGTTTctcaccaccctccggtgactgCACTTCATGCAACAAATGAGAAGGAAAAGATAGAAACAATATGGTGTAGTTATGTTGTTCCAAAGTTCAATG GTGCCGCAGTGGAAGGTCAAGTGCATGGTAAAAGAGAATTGAAGCTCCACAATCATGGAGAGACATATGAAATGAATGCTCCTTATCTCATGATCAGGTTTCTTCCAGTTCCTAGCTGTGATTGGGTCGGCAATGTCCATATCCGGTGCCCGGAATCTGCCATTGAGGCAGAGTTATGCTACACAAGCCACACTCTGTTCGGATTCCGGGCAAGCCGGAAATCAATAAAGGGGAAGATCATTGATTCAATATCAACGAAGATTCTATATGAAATTAATGGTAATTGGGATAG TATTGTGACAGCGAAGGATACAAATAATGGAGAAGTGAGAGTGATATATGATGCAAAAGAAGTCATTTCGGGGCTCCAAACTCCTGTTGTGAAGGACTCTGAG TGTGTGTGGGGAAGCGAATCAGCAGTTGTATGGAGTGAAGTAAGCGAAGCAATCATGAACAAAGAGTGGGAAAAAGCAACAGAAGCAAAGAAATCTGTGGAGGAAAGGCAAAGGGAGCTTTCAAGAGAAAGGATCACAAAAGGAGAAACTTGGCTTCCTAAGCATTTCACTCTCTCTCACTCCAAAGAAGGAGGCTGGAATTGTTTTCCAATTCAAAACTGGGTCCCACCTTCTCCTATTCAGACCTTGTAA
- the LOC107637698 gene encoding oxysterol-binding protein-related protein 4B isoform X4, producing the protein MPKSQLQCYGEEVYCGGCDMLSRCNNGESPVDRFISVVAWSISTRRPVIFGVAPYNPILGETHHVSTPNLNVLLVQVSHHPPVTALHATNEKEKIETIWCSYVVPKFNGAAVEGQVHGKRELKLHNHGETYEMNAPYLMIRFLPVPSCDWVGNVHIRCPESAIEAELCYTSHTLFGFRASRKSIKGKIIDSISTKILYEINGNWDSIVTAKDTNNGEVRVIYDAKEVISGLQTPVVKDSEVIICVWGSESAVVWSEVSEAIMNKEWEKATEAKKSVEERQRELSRERITKGETWLPKHFTLSHSKEGGWNCFPIQNWVPPSPIQTL; encoded by the exons ATGCCAAAGTCACAACTCCAATGCTATGGTGAAGAGGTATATTGTGGTGGTTGTGACATGCTAAGCAGATGCAACAATGGAGAAAGTCCAGTTGATAGGTTCATATCAGTTGTAGCATGGAGCATTTCTACAAGACGCCCTGTCATTTTTGGAGTTGCTCCTTACAATCCCATTCTTGGAGAGACACACCATGTTTCCACACCAAATCTTAATGTCTTGCT TGTGCAGGTTTctcaccaccctccggtgactgCACTTCATGCAACAAATGAGAAGGAAAAGATAGAAACAATATGGTGTAGTTATGTTGTTCCAAAGTTCAATG GTGCCGCAGTGGAAGGTCAAGTGCATGGTAAAAGAGAATTGAAGCTCCACAATCATGGAGAGACATATGAAATGAATGCTCCTTATCTCATGATCAGGTTTCTTCCAGTTCCTAGCTGTGATTGGGTCGGCAATGTCCATATCCGGTGCCCGGAATCTGCCATTGAGGCAGAGTTATGCTACACAAGCCACACTCTGTTCGGATTCCGGGCAAGCCGGAAATCAATAAAGGGGAAGATCATTGATTCAATATCAACGAAGATTCTATATGAAATTAATGGTAATTGGGATAG TATTGTGACAGCGAAGGATACAAATAATGGAGAAGTGAGAGTGATATATGATGCAAAAGAAGTCATTTCGGGGCTCCAAACTCCTGTTGTGAAGGACTCTGAGGTTATTATA TGTGTGTGGGGAAGCGAATCAGCAGTTGTATGGAGTGAAGTAAGCGAAGCAATCATGAACAAAGAGTGGGAAAAAGCAACAGAAGCAAAGAAATCTGTGGAGGAAAGGCAAAGGGAGCTTTCAAGAGAAAGGATCACAAAAGGAGAAACTTGGCTTCCTAAGCATTTCACTCTCTCTCACTCCAAAGAAGGAGGCTGGAATTGTTTTCCAATTCAAAACTGGGTCCCACCTTCTCCTATTCAGACCTTGTAA
- the LOC107637698 gene encoding oxysterol-binding protein-related protein 4B isoform X3, which produces MLPAEFNMPKSQLQCYGEEVYCGGCDMLSRCNNGESPVDRFISVVAWSISTRRPVIFGVAPYNPILGETHHVSTPNLNVLLVQVSHHPPVTALHATNEKEKIETIWCSYVVPKFNGAAVEGQVHGKRELKLHNHGETYEMNAPYLMIRFLPVPSCDWVGNVHIRCPESAIEAELCYTSHTLFGFRASRKSIKGKIIDSISTKILYEINGNWDSIVTAKDTNNGEVRVIYDAKEVISGLQTPVVKDSEVIICVWGSESAVVWSEVSEAIMNKEWEKATEAKKSVEERQRELSRERITKGETWLPKHFTLSHSKEGGWNCFPIQNWVPPSPIQTL; this is translated from the exons ATG CTGCCAGCAGAGTTCAACATGCCAAAGTCACAACTCCAATGCTATGGTGAAGAGGTATATTGTGGTGGTTGTGACATGCTAAGCAGATGCAACAATGGAGAAAGTCCAGTTGATAGGTTCATATCAGTTGTAGCATGGAGCATTTCTACAAGACGCCCTGTCATTTTTGGAGTTGCTCCTTACAATCCCATTCTTGGAGAGACACACCATGTTTCCACACCAAATCTTAATGTCTTGCT TGTGCAGGTTTctcaccaccctccggtgactgCACTTCATGCAACAAATGAGAAGGAAAAGATAGAAACAATATGGTGTAGTTATGTTGTTCCAAAGTTCAATG GTGCCGCAGTGGAAGGTCAAGTGCATGGTAAAAGAGAATTGAAGCTCCACAATCATGGAGAGACATATGAAATGAATGCTCCTTATCTCATGATCAGGTTTCTTCCAGTTCCTAGCTGTGATTGGGTCGGCAATGTCCATATCCGGTGCCCGGAATCTGCCATTGAGGCAGAGTTATGCTACACAAGCCACACTCTGTTCGGATTCCGGGCAAGCCGGAAATCAATAAAGGGGAAGATCATTGATTCAATATCAACGAAGATTCTATATGAAATTAATGGTAATTGGGATAG TATTGTGACAGCGAAGGATACAAATAATGGAGAAGTGAGAGTGATATATGATGCAAAAGAAGTCATTTCGGGGCTCCAAACTCCTGTTGTGAAGGACTCTGAGGTTATTATA TGTGTGTGGGGAAGCGAATCAGCAGTTGTATGGAGTGAAGTAAGCGAAGCAATCATGAACAAAGAGTGGGAAAAAGCAACAGAAGCAAAGAAATCTGTGGAGGAAAGGCAAAGGGAGCTTTCAAGAGAAAGGATCACAAAAGGAGAAACTTGGCTTCCTAAGCATTTCACTCTCTCTCACTCCAAAGAAGGAGGCTGGAATTGTTTTCCAATTCAAAACTGGGTCCCACCTTCTCCTATTCAGACCTTGTAA
- the LOC107637698 gene encoding oxysterol-binding protein-related protein 4C isoform X1 yields the protein MDKNIVLTKPFSLEKESDGDSDYRAPNLMKRILSLFKNVRPGSDLTRFQLPAEFNMPKSQLQCYGEEVYCGGCDMLSRCNNGESPVDRFISVVAWSISTRRPVIFGVAPYNPILGETHHVSTPNLNVLLVQVSHHPPVTALHATNEKEKIETIWCSYVVPKFNGAAVEGQVHGKRELKLHNHGETYEMNAPYLMIRFLPVPSCDWVGNVHIRCPESAIEAELCYTSHTLFGFRASRKSIKGKIIDSISTKILYEINGNWDSIVTAKDTNNGEVRVIYDAKEVISGLQTPVVKDSEVIICVWGSESAVVWSEVSEAIMNKEWEKATEAKKSVEERQRELSRERITKGETWLPKHFTLSHSKEGGWNCFPIQNWVPPSPIQTL from the exons ATG GACAAAAACATTGTGCTGACAAAGCCATTCTCGTTGGAGAAAGAATCGGATGGTGATTCTGATTATAGAGCTCCAAATCTTATGAAACGAATACTGAGTCTATTTAAGAATGTGCGGCCAGGATCTGATCTTACTCGCTTTCAG CTGCCAGCAGAGTTCAACATGCCAAAGTCACAACTCCAATGCTATGGTGAAGAGGTATATTGTGGTGGTTGTGACATGCTAAGCAGATGCAACAATGGAGAAAGTCCAGTTGATAGGTTCATATCAGTTGTAGCATGGAGCATTTCTACAAGACGCCCTGTCATTTTTGGAGTTGCTCCTTACAATCCCATTCTTGGAGAGACACACCATGTTTCCACACCAAATCTTAATGTCTTGCT TGTGCAGGTTTctcaccaccctccggtgactgCACTTCATGCAACAAATGAGAAGGAAAAGATAGAAACAATATGGTGTAGTTATGTTGTTCCAAAGTTCAATG GTGCCGCAGTGGAAGGTCAAGTGCATGGTAAAAGAGAATTGAAGCTCCACAATCATGGAGAGACATATGAAATGAATGCTCCTTATCTCATGATCAGGTTTCTTCCAGTTCCTAGCTGTGATTGGGTCGGCAATGTCCATATCCGGTGCCCGGAATCTGCCATTGAGGCAGAGTTATGCTACACAAGCCACACTCTGTTCGGATTCCGGGCAAGCCGGAAATCAATAAAGGGGAAGATCATTGATTCAATATCAACGAAGATTCTATATGAAATTAATGGTAATTGGGATAG TATTGTGACAGCGAAGGATACAAATAATGGAGAAGTGAGAGTGATATATGATGCAAAAGAAGTCATTTCGGGGCTCCAAACTCCTGTTGTGAAGGACTCTGAGGTTATTATA TGTGTGTGGGGAAGCGAATCAGCAGTTGTATGGAGTGAAGTAAGCGAAGCAATCATGAACAAAGAGTGGGAAAAAGCAACAGAAGCAAAGAAATCTGTGGAGGAAAGGCAAAGGGAGCTTTCAAGAGAAAGGATCACAAAAGGAGAAACTTGGCTTCCTAAGCATTTCACTCTCTCTCACTCCAAAGAAGGAGGCTGGAATTGTTTTCCAATTCAAAACTGGGTCCCACCTTCTCCTATTCAGACCTTGTAA